From a region of the Chitinophaga caseinilytica genome:
- a CDS encoding diacylglycerol kinase family protein, whose protein sequence is MNRLTGSFRNAFRGIGTALRSEPNARIHLVATGAVIAAGAFFRCSAGEWAVLAVATAAVWTAELLNTAIEKSMDLLHPDQHPLVKNIKDMAAGAVLIAAIGAVIAAGCIFLPKIL, encoded by the coding sequence ATGAACAGGCTGACCGGCAGTTTCCGCAACGCCTTCCGCGGTATCGGCACCGCGCTCCGCAGCGAGCCCAACGCCCGTATCCACCTCGTGGCCACCGGCGCCGTTATCGCAGCAGGGGCCTTCTTCCGCTGTTCCGCCGGCGAATGGGCCGTGCTCGCCGTAGCCACCGCTGCCGTGTGGACGGCCGAACTGCTCAACACTGCCATCGAAAAATCGATGGACCTCCTCCATCCGGACCAGCATCCCCTCGTCAAAAACATCAAAGACATGGCAGCCGGGGCGGTGCTCATCGCAGCCATCGGCGCAGTGATCGCAGCGGGGTGCATCTTCCTTCCAAAAATTTTGTAA
- a CDS encoding transcriptional regulator has protein sequence MNPIENLNKLFESRIRLGVMSVLMVSEEVSFNDLKAMLDVTDGNLASHLSTLEENAYIKVHKGFVGRKTNTTYSITKTGEKAFKGHLAALEAMIKFTQ, from the coding sequence ATGAATCCAATCGAGAATCTGAATAAACTGTTCGAAAGTAGAATACGGCTTGGCGTGATGAGCGTGCTCATGGTGAGCGAGGAAGTGAGCTTCAACGATCTCAAGGCGATGCTCGACGTAACCGACGGCAACCTGGCCTCGCACCTTTCCACGCTGGAAGAAAATGCGTACATCAAGGTGCACAAAGGTTTCGTGGGCCGCAAAACCAACACCACCTATTCCATCACCAAAACCGGCGAAAAAGCCTTCAAGGGCCACCTCGCCGCGCTGGAAGCCATGATCAAATTTACACAGTGA
- a CDS encoding DUF5686 family protein codes for MNGWKRTIASIITLISFLPLHAQHKVKGIVKDAHTQELIPFATLQFVGTNTGMVTDAEGAFVFELPSIPSDSLLVRVMGYARTVLFVDRKLPEQTLVFEISRGDVSLKTYEVKANVNFALILLRNIVRRKPFNNYDRLDSYKYEIYNKLELDIKNLNTVKLAKNRFTKPFSFILKNIDSTTENQPFLPVFLTESISDYYFQRNPKKTKEIIKASRTSGLDNESVTKFLGGMYQNINVYDNFIPVFDKSFVSPISSNGTLFYNYRITDTQYIANNRFIRMNFEPRRKGENAFIGDLWVMDSTFAIQKMSMSVPNDANINFVRKISLVQEFKQLADSSGWFLAKDKFVVDFWTPSPKPTKTIEFIGRKTTTYEGFILNDTAVTNLFSEKRYPQNIVVADSARTRTDSFWDSHRHESLSQNEQSIYKMVDTLQKMPLFQKYSNTIRFLATGYKPFGPLEWGPYWYLFSQNRLEGFRVRLDLGTTPQFHKDLYLNGYLAYGFGDDRFKGKVSALYLLQRHPRMYVYGSFIRDLDNGASYYDEVGTDNIFTLAIRKPGVPQKFMQIEEKRAEFYKEYYSGFSHHFSVVHKQFMPYDPLPGSAVFPHSGGKTDPYTNLEVAVKLRYAFREEFLEGNYYRFSLGSKYPIVELKYALGVKGIWKSNYSYHKATFTVSDYLKVAPFGQLYYNFFGGKIFNTTLPYPLLEIHPGNEIYYYNKYAFNMMNRYEFISDQYAGFNLEHTLGSGIFNYIPLVRKLKFRQFWTAKGVIGSLSDKNRALNLQTNYPFKTLQGSPYVEVGTGVENILKFIRVDFVWRVAPKPLPAEVNNKKFGVFGSFRLQF; via the coding sequence ATGAACGGCTGGAAACGAACCATAGCTTCAATAATAACGCTCATCAGCTTCTTACCCCTACATGCGCAGCATAAAGTAAAAGGCATTGTTAAAGACGCGCACACCCAGGAACTGATCCCATTTGCCACACTCCAATTCGTGGGCACCAACACCGGTATGGTCACCGATGCGGAAGGCGCATTCGTTTTCGAGCTCCCGTCCATCCCCTCAGATTCCCTCCTCGTCCGCGTCATGGGATACGCCCGCACCGTGCTGTTCGTTGACCGGAAACTGCCCGAACAAACGCTCGTTTTCGAGATTTCCCGCGGCGACGTTTCCCTCAAAACCTACGAAGTCAAAGCCAACGTCAACTTCGCCCTCATCCTGCTTCGGAACATCGTCCGCCGCAAACCGTTCAACAATTACGACCGGCTCGACAGCTATAAATACGAGATCTATAACAAACTGGAGCTCGACATCAAGAACCTCAACACCGTCAAGCTCGCGAAAAACCGCTTCACCAAACCGTTTTCGTTCATCCTGAAGAATATCGACAGCACCACGGAAAACCAACCGTTCCTGCCCGTGTTCCTCACCGAAAGCATCTCCGATTACTATTTCCAGCGCAACCCGAAGAAAACGAAAGAGATCATCAAAGCCTCCCGCACCTCGGGCCTCGACAACGAAAGCGTCACCAAGTTCCTCGGCGGCATGTACCAGAACATCAATGTGTACGACAACTTCATCCCGGTGTTCGACAAAAGCTTCGTGAGCCCTATCAGCAGCAACGGCACGCTTTTCTATAATTACCGCATCACCGATACGCAATACATCGCCAATAACCGGTTCATCCGCATGAACTTCGAACCGCGGCGCAAAGGCGAGAACGCGTTCATCGGCGACCTTTGGGTGATGGACTCCACCTTCGCCATCCAGAAGATGAGCATGTCTGTCCCCAACGACGCCAACATCAACTTCGTCCGCAAAATCTCCCTCGTCCAGGAATTCAAACAACTGGCAGACAGCAGCGGATGGTTCCTCGCGAAAGATAAATTCGTGGTCGACTTCTGGACGCCGAGCCCCAAACCGACAAAAACCATCGAGTTCATCGGCCGGAAAACGACGACGTACGAAGGTTTCATCCTCAATGATACCGCCGTTACCAACCTGTTCTCCGAAAAACGCTACCCGCAAAACATCGTGGTGGCCGACAGCGCGCGCACGCGGACGGATTCCTTCTGGGACAGCCACCGCCACGAATCGCTGAGCCAGAATGAACAGTCGATCTACAAGATGGTGGACACGCTGCAGAAGATGCCGCTGTTCCAGAAATATTCCAATACCATCCGCTTCCTGGCTACGGGATATAAACCGTTCGGGCCGCTGGAATGGGGGCCGTACTGGTACCTCTTTTCCCAGAACCGCCTGGAAGGTTTCCGGGTGCGGCTGGATTTGGGGACTACGCCGCAGTTCCATAAAGACCTGTACCTCAACGGGTACCTGGCCTACGGATTCGGCGACGACCGCTTCAAAGGAAAAGTTTCCGCGCTGTACCTCCTGCAGCGCCACCCGCGCATGTACGTGTACGGTTCATTCATACGTGATCTCGACAATGGCGCGAGCTACTACGATGAGGTGGGCACAGATAACATTTTCACCCTGGCGATCCGCAAGCCCGGCGTTCCGCAGAAATTCATGCAGATCGAAGAGAAGCGTGCGGAGTTCTACAAGGAATATTACAGCGGGTTCTCCCATCACTTCTCGGTGGTGCACAAACAGTTCATGCCCTACGATCCTTTGCCGGGCAGCGCCGTATTCCCGCACAGCGGCGGCAAAACGGACCCCTACACGAACCTGGAAGTGGCCGTGAAACTGCGGTACGCTTTCCGCGAAGAATTCCTCGAAGGCAATTACTACCGCTTCAGCCTCGGCAGCAAATACCCCATCGTGGAACTGAAATACGCGCTGGGCGTGAAAGGCATCTGGAAGAGCAATTACAGCTACCACAAAGCAACCTTCACGGTGTCTGACTACCTGAAAGTGGCGCCGTTCGGACAGTTGTACTACAACTTCTTCGGCGGTAAGATCTTCAATACCACCCTGCCCTATCCGCTGCTGGAAATACATCCCGGCAACGAGATTTACTACTACAACAAATACGCGTTCAACATGATGAACCGCTACGAGTTCATCAGCGACCAATACGCCGGTTTCAACCTCGAGCACACCCTCGGCAGCGGGATCTTCAACTACATCCCGCTCGTCCGCAAACTGAAGTTCCGCCAGTTCTGGACGGCCAAAGGCGTGATCGGCAGCCTGAGCGACAAGAACCGCGCCCTCAACCTGCAAACGAACTATCCGTTCAAGACATTACAGGGCAGTCCCTACGTGGAAGTAGGCACGGGTGTTGAAAACATTCTCAAATTCATTCGGGTGGATTTCGTTTGGCGAGTGGCGCCGAAGCCCCTGCCGGCCGAGGTCAACAACAAAAAGTTCGGCGTGTTCGGCAGCTTCCGGCTCCAGTTCTAG
- a CDS encoding helix-turn-helix transcriptional regulator, whose product MNVGNTIRRLREYRNLTQEYMADRLCIGSTAYGNIERNEVKRLTVERLMQIAEVLDVHFTELFNDQPPQQRQLKPVLQEKDLQDLLAYFRQDKLLMKEMMTTMRDSMQKMDQMMREHIRIMQAVLHPIREMSTQKAKPQKP is encoded by the coding sequence ATGAATGTTGGCAACACGATCCGGCGATTGCGGGAGTACCGCAACCTGACGCAGGAGTACATGGCGGACCGGCTCTGCATCGGTTCTACGGCTTATGGGAACATAGAGCGGAACGAAGTGAAGCGGCTGACGGTGGAGCGGCTGATGCAGATCGCCGAAGTGCTCGATGTTCATTTCACGGAACTGTTCAACGATCAGCCGCCACAACAACGGCAGTTGAAACCGGTGTTGCAGGAAAAAGACTTGCAAGACCTGCTGGCGTATTTCCGGCAAGACAAATTGCTCATGAAGGAAATGATGACGACGATGCGCGATTCTATGCAGAAGATGGACCAGATGATGCGCGAGCACATACGGATCATGCAGGCGGTGCTGCATCCCATCCGGGAAATGTCCACGCAGAAAGCGAAGCCGCAGAAGCCCTAG
- a CDS encoding VanZ family protein: MRMVRYYLPAMGWIILILFLCTLPGKAIPTSGFLEMLHFDKVVHFFLFGGMVLLLAYGYYRHHGRIGAGMLTLIVTCVSAYGLAIEFIQKYLVANRSFDLWDFAADTAGAIAGALIFRFVGMRFLK, encoded by the coding sequence ATGAGGATGGTCCGCTATTACCTGCCCGCTATGGGATGGATCATCCTCATTCTTTTTTTGTGCACCCTCCCGGGAAAGGCGATCCCAACGTCAGGTTTCCTGGAGATGCTGCATTTCGACAAGGTGGTGCATTTTTTCCTTTTCGGGGGAATGGTGTTGCTGCTGGCGTACGGATATTACCGGCATCATGGGCGCATCGGCGCGGGCATGCTCACGCTGATCGTTACCTGTGTGTCTGCCTACGGCCTGGCGATCGAGTTCATCCAGAAATACCTGGTGGCCAACCGCAGTTTCGACCTGTGGGATTTTGCCGCGGATACGGCGGGCGCCATTGCGGGCGCGCTGATATTCCGGTTCGTGGGGATGCGGTTTCTGAAATGA
- the gcvH gene encoding glycine cleavage system protein GcvH has protein sequence MNFPSNLRYTKDHEWVLLEGTTAKIGITEFAQRELGDIVFVDIPTTGKSLAAEDVFGTVEAVKTVSDLFLPVAGTIGSVNEELEGSPELVNTDPYGDGWMVTITVNNPADVEGLLTADQYKALVGE, from the coding sequence ATGAATTTTCCGTCGAATCTGCGTTACACCAAAGACCACGAGTGGGTATTATTAGAAGGGACAACTGCGAAAATCGGTATTACCGAATTCGCGCAGCGCGAATTGGGCGATATCGTGTTCGTGGACATTCCCACGACCGGTAAATCGCTGGCCGCTGAAGACGTATTTGGTACCGTTGAAGCGGTGAAGACCGTTTCCGACCTGTTTCTGCCTGTTGCCGGTACGATCGGATCGGTGAACGAGGAGCTGGAAGGCAGCCCCGAACTGGTGAATACCGACCCTTATGGTGATGGCTGGATGGTGACGATCACCGTAAACAACCCTGCCGATGTGGAAGGCCTGCTGACGGCGGACCAGTACAAAGCGCTGGTAGGCGAATAA
- a CDS encoding peptidylprolyl isomerase codes for MNKKLPFLLLLLLATMAAHAQRNRKVKVYTPYGKMVIRLYDQTPKHRDNFIRLTKQHYFDSLLFHRVIKNFMIQGGDPDSKRAKPGETVGNGGPGYTVPAEFQLDLYHRKGALGAARDDNPTKASSGSQFYIVQGKKWTDGGLDTLEQTRLGGRKLPVDQREVYKTWGGSPHLDQSYTVFGQVVKGFHVIDSIAAVQTNKADNRPLQDVRMKIRLKKKFFFF; via the coding sequence ATGAATAAAAAGTTACCCTTTTTACTGCTGTTGCTGCTCGCCACCATGGCCGCGCATGCACAGCGCAACCGGAAAGTGAAGGTGTATACGCCTTACGGAAAAATGGTGATCAGGTTGTACGACCAGACCCCGAAGCACCGCGACAACTTCATCCGGCTCACGAAGCAGCATTATTTCGACAGCCTGTTGTTTCACCGCGTGATCAAAAATTTCATGATCCAGGGCGGCGATCCGGACAGCAAGCGCGCCAAACCCGGGGAAACCGTCGGCAACGGCGGGCCGGGATATACGGTGCCGGCGGAGTTCCAGCTGGATCTGTATCACCGGAAAGGCGCACTGGGCGCGGCGCGGGACGATAATCCCACCAAAGCCTCGTCGGGCAGCCAGTTTTACATTGTGCAGGGGAAGAAGTGGACAGACGGCGGCCTGGATACGCTGGAGCAAACGCGGCTGGGCGGCCGGAAGCTGCCGGTAGACCAGCGCGAGGTGTACAAAACCTGGGGCGGATCGCCGCACCTGGACCAGAGCTATACCGTGTTTGGCCAGGTGGTGAAAGGGTTTCACGTGATCGACAGCATCGCAGCCGTGCAGACGAACAAGGCCGACAACCGGCCTTTGCAGGACGTGCGCATGAAAATCCGCCTGAAAAAGAAGTTCTTTTTCTTCTAG
- a CDS encoding MoxR family ATPase — protein MENTSYDIRQINEKIHQASSFVDLLNSEINKVIVGQKYMVERLMIGLLAQGHVLLEGVPGLAKTLSIKSLSSAIDAKFSRIQFTPDLLPADVVGTMIYNQQRNEFMVRKGPIFANFILADEINRAPAKVQSALLEAMQEKQVTIGDTTFKLEEPFLVLATQNPIEQEGTYTLPEAQVDRFMLKVVIGYPTKEEERHIIRQNLAPEGQAKINPVVRPEDILEARKLVRQVYMDEKIEQYILDVVFATRNPEDYKLGKLKPLIAYGGSPRASINLALASKAYAFMKRRGYVIPEDVRSVCFDVMRHRVGLTYEAEAENVTSENILSEILNAVEVP, from the coding sequence ATGGAAAATACCTCGTACGACATCCGACAGATAAACGAAAAGATCCACCAGGCCAGCTCCTTCGTAGACCTCCTCAATTCGGAGATCAACAAAGTGATCGTGGGCCAGAAATATATGGTGGAGCGCCTCATGATCGGCCTGCTCGCCCAGGGCCACGTGCTCCTCGAAGGCGTGCCCGGCCTCGCCAAAACGCTCTCCATCAAATCTTTGTCTTCCGCCATCGACGCCAAATTCTCCCGCATCCAGTTCACGCCCGACCTGTTGCCGGCAGACGTGGTGGGCACCATGATCTATAACCAGCAGCGCAACGAGTTCATGGTCCGCAAAGGCCCCATCTTCGCCAATTTCATCCTGGCAGACGAGATCAACCGCGCCCCCGCCAAAGTGCAGAGCGCCCTCCTCGAAGCCATGCAGGAAAAACAGGTGACCATCGGAGACACCACCTTCAAACTCGAAGAACCGTTCCTCGTGCTCGCCACGCAGAACCCCATCGAGCAGGAAGGTACTTATACCCTCCCGGAAGCGCAGGTAGACCGTTTCATGCTGAAAGTCGTGATCGGATACCCCACCAAGGAAGAAGAACGCCACATCATCCGGCAGAACCTCGCGCCCGAAGGGCAGGCGAAGATCAATCCCGTGGTGCGCCCCGAAGATATCCTCGAAGCACGTAAACTCGTTCGCCAGGTATATATGGACGAAAAGATCGAACAATATATCCTCGACGTCGTGTTCGCCACCCGCAACCCGGAAGATTATAAACTCGGTAAACTGAAACCGCTCATCGCCTACGGCGGATCGCCCCGCGCCTCCATCAACCTGGCCCTCGCTTCCAAAGCGTACGCCTTCATGAAGCGCCGCGGATACGTGATCCCCGAAGACGTTCGCAGCGTTTGCTTCGACGTGATGCGCCACCGCGTTGGCCTCACCTATGAAGCCGAAGCCGAAAACGTGACCAGCGAAAACATCCTCAGCGAGATCCTCAACGCCGTGGAAGTGCCCTGA
- a CDS encoding DUF58 domain-containing protein, translating into MDTAEILKKVRQLEIKTKGLTNHIFAGEYHSAFKGRGMSFSEVRDYHFGDDVRAIDWNVTARFNSPYIKIFEEERELTVLLLVDVSESETFGTTRQTKRSLVTELCAVLAFSAIKNNDKVGVIFFSDGMEKYIPPKKGKSHILFIIRELLSFEPKKKGTNIAETLRFFNNATKKKSIVFLLSDFFSGNYQDALNIASKRHDVVGVQVYDRRDKELPDAGLIRMTDAETGASQWVDSSDRKVREYYDRQFQQHAQYCRNAFMKSGAELISIRTDEDYVKALQTFFLNRV; encoded by the coding sequence ATGGACACTGCAGAAATACTCAAAAAGGTCCGCCAGCTGGAAATAAAGACCAAAGGGCTGACCAACCACATCTTCGCCGGAGAATACCACTCGGCCTTCAAAGGCCGCGGTATGTCTTTCAGCGAAGTGCGCGACTACCATTTCGGCGACGACGTAAGGGCTATCGACTGGAACGTGACCGCACGCTTCAACAGCCCCTACATCAAGATATTCGAAGAAGAACGCGAACTGACCGTGCTCCTGCTGGTAGACGTGAGCGAAAGCGAAACCTTCGGCACCACGCGCCAGACCAAGCGCAGCCTCGTTACCGAGCTGTGCGCCGTGCTCGCGTTTTCCGCCATCAAGAACAACGACAAGGTAGGCGTCATCTTTTTCAGCGACGGCATGGAAAAATACATCCCGCCGAAGAAAGGAAAATCGCACATCCTCTTCATCATCCGCGAACTGCTCTCGTTCGAGCCGAAGAAAAAAGGCACCAACATCGCCGAAACCCTCCGGTTCTTCAACAACGCCACCAAAAAGAAAAGCATCGTGTTCCTGCTGAGCGATTTCTTTTCCGGGAATTACCAGGATGCCCTCAACATCGCCTCCAAACGGCACGATGTGGTGGGCGTTCAGGTGTACGACCGCCGCGACAAAGAGCTCCCCGACGCAGGGCTCATCCGCATGACCGACGCCGAAACGGGTGCATCGCAGTGGGTGGACTCCAGCGACCGGAAAGTGCGGGAATATTACGACCGCCAGTTCCAGCAGCATGCCCAGTATTGCCGCAACGCTTTCATGAAAAGCGGCGCCGAACTGATCAGCATCCGCACCGATGAAGATTACGTAAAAGCATTACAGACATTTTTCCTGAACAGGGTATAA
- a CDS encoding VWA domain-containing protein has product MNAELWKNIEFAHPAFFWLLLLIPVFIWWSVSAGRKFQGSVKVSSLQGLKGIPVSWKIRFRPILPALRIITFAALVTALARPQTSNTSENIDSEGIDIVLGIDISGSMLAEDLRPNRMEAAKKTAMDFVDSRISDRIGLVIFSGESFTQCPITSDHGVLKQQLMAIRSGMLQDGTAIGMGLATSVDRLRESKAKSKVVILLTDGVNNTGLVDPLTALEIAKAYKVKVYTIGVGTIGKAPSPATMPDGSVQMQMVDVQIDEPLMKKIATETGGRYFRATNNASLQDIYHEIDKMERTKVEITSYRRFKEHFFPLAMIALAALLLEAVLRYTLFKRLP; this is encoded by the coding sequence ATGAACGCGGAACTCTGGAAAAATATTGAATTCGCACACCCGGCCTTTTTCTGGCTGCTGCTGCTCATCCCCGTCTTTATCTGGTGGAGCGTGAGCGCCGGCCGCAAGTTCCAGGGATCGGTGAAAGTCTCGTCGCTGCAAGGCCTCAAAGGCATCCCCGTTTCCTGGAAAATCCGTTTCCGGCCCATCCTCCCCGCCCTGCGCATCATCACGTTCGCCGCGCTGGTTACCGCATTGGCAAGGCCGCAAACGTCCAACACTTCTGAAAACATCGACAGCGAAGGCATCGACATCGTGCTGGGCATCGACATTTCCGGCTCCATGCTCGCCGAAGACCTCCGGCCCAACCGGATGGAAGCCGCCAAGAAAACAGCGATGGATTTCGTGGACAGCCGCATCAGCGACCGCATCGGCCTGGTGATCTTCTCCGGCGAAAGCTTCACGCAATGCCCCATCACCTCCGACCACGGCGTGCTCAAACAGCAGCTCATGGCCATCCGCAGCGGAATGTTGCAGGACGGGACGGCCATCGGGATGGGGCTCGCCACATCGGTCGACCGCCTCCGTGAAAGCAAAGCCAAAAGCAAAGTGGTGATTTTATTGACGGACGGGGTGAACAACACCGGCCTCGTAGACCCGCTCACCGCGCTCGAAATCGCCAAAGCGTATAAAGTGAAAGTCTACACTATCGGCGTAGGCACCATCGGCAAAGCCCCCTCGCCCGCCACCATGCCCGACGGCAGCGTGCAGATGCAAATGGTGGACGTGCAGATCGACGAGCCCCTCATGAAAAAAATCGCCACCGAAACCGGCGGGCGGTATTTCAGGGCCACCAACAACGCTTCCCTGCAAGACATCTACCACGAAATCGATAAAATGGAGCGCACCAAAGTGGAAATCACGTCTTACCGGCGCTTCAAAGAGCATTTCTTCCCCCTGGCCATGATCGCCCTGGCGGCGTTGCTGCTGGAGGCCGTGCTGCGGTATACGCTTTTCAAGCGGCTGCCCTAG
- the rsgA gene encoding ribosome small subunit-dependent GTPase A, which translates to MQATIYKSTGSWYSVKTDEGAIYQARIKGIFKIDEDITSTNPIAVGDHVEIQLETDGEEGTAIITGIEKRHNYIVRSSPQGKHKKHIVAANLDQAVLVATVREPRTSQGFIDRFLVTAAAYHIPVILVFNKMDVYRDKEMEQFEHWKEVYEQIGYTVLLTGAAKGIGIDELGELLKDKTTLISGHSGVGKSTIINGLMPGLQLKTKQVSGWSGKGLHTTTFAEMFDLPNGGRLIDTPGVREFGIVDIPKTELSHYYLEMQEYIPQCQFNNCLHLDEPGCAVKAAVEKGDIDLDRYVSYATVLATINENDYD; encoded by the coding sequence GTGCAAGCAACGATCTATAAATCCACCGGCAGTTGGTATTCCGTGAAAACGGACGAGGGCGCCATTTACCAGGCGCGTATCAAAGGCATTTTCAAAATCGATGAAGACATCACGTCTACCAACCCCATCGCCGTGGGCGACCATGTCGAAATCCAGCTGGAGACAGACGGCGAGGAAGGAACGGCCATCATCACCGGCATCGAGAAACGGCATAATTACATCGTTCGCAGTTCGCCCCAGGGCAAGCACAAAAAACATATCGTAGCCGCCAACCTCGACCAGGCGGTGCTCGTGGCTACCGTGCGGGAGCCGCGCACCTCCCAGGGGTTCATCGACCGCTTCCTCGTTACCGCGGCCGCATACCATATTCCCGTTATTCTCGTGTTCAACAAAATGGACGTGTACCGCGACAAGGAGATGGAGCAGTTCGAACACTGGAAAGAAGTGTATGAGCAGATCGGTTATACCGTTTTGCTGACGGGCGCGGCGAAAGGGATCGGTATAGACGAATTGGGAGAATTGCTGAAAGATAAGACCACCCTCATTTCCGGGCATTCCGGCGTGGGCAAGAGCACCATCATCAATGGGCTGATGCCCGGCCTGCAACTGAAAACGAAGCAGGTGAGCGGATGGAGCGGGAAAGGTTTACATACCACTACTTTCGCCGAGATGTTCGACCTGCCCAATGGCGGCCGGCTCATCGATACGCCCGGGGTCCGGGAATTCGGGATCGTGGATATCCCGAAAACGGAGCTTTCGCATTATTACCTCGAGATGCAGGAATACATTCCTCAATGCCAGTTCAACAACTGCCTTCACCTCGACGAGCCCGGTTGCGCCGTGAAAGCCGCCGTGGAAAAGGGAGACATAGATCTTGACCGGTATGTCAGCTACGCTACTGTGCTGGCTACGATCAATGAGAATGATTACGATTGA
- a CDS encoding gamma carbonic anhydrase family protein, translating into MPVILPVKGVHPQMGDNCFIAPNATIVGDVVMGKDCSVWFNAVVRGDVNSIRMGDKVNIQDGAVIHATYQKTKTLIGNNVSIGHNAIVHGCTVEDNVLIGMGAIVMDNAHIGSNTIIAAGAVVLENTQVEAGCIYAGVPAKKVKTISQELISGEIDRIANNYIMYADWFRDQV; encoded by the coding sequence ATGCCAGTAATATTACCAGTAAAGGGTGTACACCCGCAAATGGGCGACAATTGTTTCATTGCGCCGAATGCCACCATCGTGGGCGATGTGGTGATGGGAAAGGATTGCAGCGTTTGGTTCAATGCTGTTGTGAGGGGAGATGTGAACAGCATCCGGATGGGCGATAAAGTCAATATCCAGGACGGTGCCGTGATCCATGCCACTTATCAGAAAACGAAAACCCTTATCGGCAACAACGTTTCCATCGGCCACAACGCGATCGTGCATGGCTGTACGGTGGAAGATAATGTGCTGATCGGGATGGGCGCCATCGTGATGGACAATGCCCATATCGGTTCCAATACCATTATCGCCGCGGGGGCCGTGGTGCTGGAAAATACGCAGGTGGAAGCAGGATGTATCTATGCCGGGGTGCCCGCCAAAAAGGTGAAAACCATCTCCCAGGAGCTCATTTCCGGGGAAATCGACCGCATCGCCAACAACTACATCATGTACGCCGACTGGTTCCGCGACCAGGTATAG
- a CDS encoding aspartate aminotransferase family protein, whose protein sequence is MNNRQLFLQHVAQTSDAPLALEMVKAQGMHMWDASGKQYLDMIAGISVCNVGHCHPAVVKAIQEQAAAYMHLIVYGEFVQSPQVQYATFLTQHLPGSLNSVYFTNSGSEATEGAMKLAKRHTGRTGVIAFKNSYHGSTQGSLSIIGDEYWRNAYRPLLPDVLHLQHNDMGMLEQITHRTACVIAETVQAEAGVLAPSVEWMQALRRRCTETGTLLILDEIQCGLGRNGTLWAFEQYGIVPDVLLLGKALGGGMPLGAFIADRDIMWSLTNQPVLGHITTFGGHPVACAAGLAGMKALLSENMIDGVFEKEKLFLSLLQHPKIKAVRSRGLMLAVEVEDFPAAKKVIDYCIANGVITDWFLFASNAIRFVPPLIISEEEIRQACAILLAGLDTL, encoded by the coding sequence ATGAATAACAGGCAGCTTTTTTTACAGCACGTAGCGCAAACCTCCGACGCCCCGCTGGCGCTCGAAATGGTAAAAGCGCAGGGAATGCACATGTGGGACGCTTCGGGCAAGCAATACCTCGACATGATCGCGGGCATCAGCGTCTGCAACGTCGGCCATTGCCACCCCGCCGTCGTGAAAGCCATCCAGGAACAGGCGGCCGCTTACATGCACCTCATCGTGTACGGCGAGTTCGTTCAATCGCCGCAGGTACAATACGCCACTTTCCTCACCCAACACCTCCCCGGATCCCTCAACTCCGTATACTTCACGAATTCCGGCAGCGAAGCCACCGAAGGCGCCATGAAACTGGCCAAGCGCCACACCGGCCGCACCGGCGTGATCGCGTTCAAAAACAGCTACCATGGCTCCACACAGGGCTCGCTGAGCATCATCGGCGACGAATACTGGCGCAACGCCTACCGTCCCCTCCTGCCCGATGTGCTTCATTTGCAGCATAACGATATGGGCATGCTGGAACAGATCACCCACCGCACCGCCTGCGTGATCGCGGAAACCGTTCAGGCCGAAGCGGGCGTGCTGGCGCCTTCCGTGGAATGGATGCAAGCCCTCCGCCGTCGCTGCACCGAAACCGGCACGCTGCTCATCCTCGACGAGATCCAGTGCGGGCTCGGCCGGAACGGCACGCTGTGGGCCTTCGAACAATACGGCATCGTCCCCGACGTGCTGCTGCTGGGCAAAGCCCTCGGCGGCGGGATGCCCCTGGGCGCGTTCATCGCCGACCGCGATATCATGTGGAGCCTGACGAACCAGCCCGTCCTCGGCCACATCACCACCTTCGGCGGCCACCCCGTGGCCTGCGCCGCGGGGCTCGCGGGCATGAAGGCGCTGCTTTCCGAAAACATGATCGACGGTGTTTTCGAAAAGGAAAAACTGTTCCTCAGCCTGCTGCAACATCCGAAGATCAAGGCCGTGCGGAGCCGCGGGCTCATGCTGGCCGTGGAAGTGGAAGATTTCCCTGCCGCCAAGAAAGTCATTGATTATTGCATCGCCAACGGCGTCATTACAGACTGGTTCCTCTTCGCATCCAACGCCATCCGGTTCGTGCCGCCGCTGATTATTTCAGAAGAAGAAATCCGCCAGGCCTGCGCCATCCTCCTCGCCGGGCTCGATACTTTATAA